The region ATTACCGGTTACGTGCATAGGTAACTATTCGGCAAATATGAATATTCGCTGAATAACGTGGAGTGGGATTCATCAAAAAATATTGATGTATGACCCCAAATCACATTCTGGAGTGGGTTTCGGAGGGATACTCATTTAGGATTTCGAAGCAAAATGTCTCTGGAAAATCTCATTTACCAGAGACATTTCTCATATTCCTGTTTACAGGTTGAGCGATCGTTCAGAAGGTGAATCGGTATCCCCTTGTGCATCAAGCTCACCTTGAAGTTGCAGGTATTGCATTCCTAAATCCACACGTTCTTCGAGTGGAATGTCGTGCTTAAATTCGGGAAGCATTTCTTCTTCTTCCTCTTCGATATGATGTTCAACCAGCTCCGCCAGGACCTTTACTTTTGCCATGAACATATCGCGATCGGTGGTGCGTTTTAATTCTTCGCACAACTGATCCGCCAGAGCGTGTTCCACATCGCCCTCAAGGCCCTCGACGGTATGATCTTCCTCTTTCATTTTTATATACAAGGTTTGTTCCTCAGGTTTGGCGTGAGCGATCAAAGCTGGTGCAAATTTTTCGAATGCGGCTTTTTTCACTCGAAAATCAGCGTCGTCACTTTTCATAATCTCGATGAGCTGTTTTAAAAGGATGTGGTCATTTAGGATCAGTTGGACGATGTCTTCCGGGTTCGATTGAATTTTGCGTACTGCCATCTTGGCCTCCTTATCAATTGTTCAACAGACATCCTTTATTCTCAGTCAAAAAAGGAGCCGGTGTGTTTTAAAAATCTTCCCTCTAGGAAAATACAAATTTTTCGCTCAAACCATCGGCTGGGTTTTGCTATGTATTCGCACACCGGTCCTTCTCCTGAAAAAAAGTTCACTTATAGTCACAGTCAGATAAGGGAGGTGCCTCATGGCTACCAATAA is a window of Bdellovibrio sp. SKB1291214 DNA encoding:
- a CDS encoding hemerythrin domain-containing protein, whose amino-acid sequence is MAVRKIQSNPEDIVQLILNDHILLKQLIEIMKSDDADFRVKKAAFEKFAPALIAHAKPEEQTLYIKMKEEDHTVEGLEGDVEHALADQLCEELKRTTDRDMFMAKVKVLAELVEHHIEEEEEEMLPEFKHDIPLEERVDLGMQYLQLQGELDAQGDTDSPSERSLNL